In Prosthecobacter vanneervenii, one DNA window encodes the following:
- the trxA gene encoding thioredoxin — translation MQPIALTSETFDATLSGTDQPVLVDFWAEWCGPCKMMAPILDQLASEQEGRATIAKVDIDAYPDLQARFGIRAIPTLIVFKNGQPVNTITGVKSKGFLETALAA, via the coding sequence ATGCAACCCATCGCCCTCACCTCTGAAACTTTTGATGCCACGCTCTCCGGCACCGACCAGCCCGTCCTCGTGGACTTCTGGGCGGAATGGTGCGGCCCCTGCAAAATGATGGCTCCCATCCTCGACCAGCTGGCCAGCGAACAGGAAGGTCGCGCCACCATCGCCAAGGTGGACATCGACGCCTACCCCGACCTGCAGGCCCGCTTTGGCATCCGCGCCATCCCGACCCTGATCGTCTTCAAGAACGGCCAGCCCGTGAACACGATCACCGGCGTGAAGAGCAAGGGCTTCCTCGAAACCGCACTGGCTGCCTGA
- a CDS encoding DUF5069 domain-containing protein, producing MSIDLTQRPPRSPRVRLGGYVILPRLLDKCRAEIAGKNGEYHYNCPMDQRFLSFTGIDPEALKAEAAKGLGDADMFSWIEKTALHKRSDYEIAHWSEYRENAVPSDNESREYISAQIAKAGGAAREDIGTWFDFLDFDDYVSFGGKA from the coding sequence ATGTCCATCGACCTGACCCAACGCCCCCCGCGCAGTCCCCGTGTCCGCCTCGGCGGTTATGTCATCCTGCCCCGCCTGCTCGACAAATGCCGCGCCGAGATCGCCGGCAAGAACGGCGAGTACCATTACAACTGCCCGATGGATCAGCGCTTTCTGAGCTTCACGGGCATCGACCCTGAAGCACTGAAGGCCGAGGCCGCCAAGGGCCTGGGAGACGCTGATATGTTCTCCTGGATCGAGAAGACCGCGCTGCACAAACGCAGCGACTATGAGATCGCCCACTGGAGCGAATACCGCGAAAACGCCGTGCCGTCCGACAACGAGAGCCGCGAGTACATCAGCGCGCAGATCGCCAAGGCGGGCGGTGCGGCACGCGAAGACATCGGCACGTGGTTCGATTTCCTCGATTTCGACGACTACGTCTCCTTCGGCGGCAAAGCCTGA
- a CDS encoding SDR family oxidoreductase: MQTSFQNKVVLITGATSGIGKTSALAFAKAGAKVVVSGRRETEGQAVVAEIKASGGEASFVKADVAVEADVAALVAKTVATYGRIDVAFNNAGIESTGHIPDVTEADYRRVFDINVWGVLSSMKHEIPVMLKQGGGVIINTSSVAGHIGMGGVGVYVASKHAVEGLTKSAAMEYAKQGIRVNAVAPAAIETEMFDRFTGGNEDALNYMRNLHPVGRVGRSEEIANPVLFLASDAASFITGISLNVDGGFLAQ; the protein is encoded by the coding sequence ATGCAAACCTCATTCCAAAACAAAGTCGTCCTCATCACCGGAGCCACCAGCGGCATTGGCAAAACCAGCGCACTCGCCTTCGCCAAAGCCGGGGCCAAGGTCGTCGTCAGCGGCCGTCGTGAAACCGAAGGCCAGGCGGTCGTGGCCGAAATCAAAGCCTCAGGCGGCGAGGCCAGCTTTGTGAAAGCCGACGTGGCCGTGGAGGCCGATGTGGCCGCGCTCGTGGCCAAAACTGTGGCCACGTATGGCCGCATCGATGTGGCATTCAACAATGCCGGCATCGAATCCACCGGCCACATCCCGGATGTGACCGAGGCCGATTACCGCCGTGTTTTTGACATCAATGTGTGGGGAGTGCTTTCTTCCATGAAGCATGAGATTCCTGTGATGCTGAAGCAGGGCGGCGGCGTCATCATCAACACCAGCAGCGTGGCCGGACACATCGGCATGGGCGGCGTCGGCGTCTATGTGGCGAGCAAGCATGCCGTGGAGGGACTCACCAAATCCGCTGCGATGGAATATGCAAAGCAAGGCATCCGTGTGAACGCGGTGGCACCTGCTGCCATCGAGACCGAGATGTTTGACCGCTTCACTGGCGGCAATGAAGATGCGCTCAATTACATGCGCAATCTGCATCCTGTGGGTCGCGTGGGGCGGTCGGAGGAGATTGCCAATCCGGTGCTCTTCCTGGCCAGCGATGCGGCTTCCTTCATCACCGGCATCTCGCTGAATGTGGACGGTGGCTTCCTGGCACAGTAA
- the pncA gene encoding bifunctional nicotinamidase/pyrazinamidase, producing MKTLLLIDIQNDFMPGGALAVSGGDEIIPIVNGLMPQYELVVATQDWHPAEHGSFAANHPGRNVFEQIDLDSLPQTLWPVHCVQNTGGALFAPGLDTRRITRVFTKGMNQRIDSYSGFYDNGHRASTGMGEWLKAQGVTELSIAGVATDYCVKFTVLDALKEGFQVNLIESACRGVNLQPGDVASAIGEMKAAGATIQG from the coding sequence ATGAAAACGCTCCTCCTCATCGACATCCAAAACGACTTCATGCCCGGTGGTGCGCTGGCCGTATCAGGGGGCGATGAAATCATCCCCATCGTGAATGGCCTCATGCCGCAGTATGAGCTGGTCGTCGCCACTCAGGACTGGCATCCGGCAGAGCACGGTAGCTTCGCCGCAAATCACCCTGGCCGGAATGTCTTCGAACAAATCGACCTCGACAGCCTGCCGCAGACACTGTGGCCCGTGCACTGCGTGCAAAACACCGGCGGTGCGCTCTTTGCTCCTGGCCTCGACACACGACGCATCACCCGTGTTTTCACCAAGGGCATGAATCAGCGCATCGACAGCTACAGCGGCTTTTACGACAACGGCCATCGTGCCTCCACCGGCATGGGAGAGTGGCTGAAAGCCCAGGGCGTCACCGAGCTCAGCATCGCCGGAGTCGCGACGGACTACTGCGTGAAGTTCACCGTACTGGATGCGCTCAAAGAAGGCTTCCAGGTGAATCTGATCGAATCTGCCTGTCGTGGAGTGAACTTGCAGCCCGGCGATGTCGCGAGTGCTATTGGTGAGATGAAGGCTGCAGGAGCGACCATTCAAGGCTGA
- a CDS encoding endonuclease V yields MNVSHALITAVDVCYHDHGATAAAIQFADWADEQACAQYLCDIPQVADYQPGQFYRRELPCVLAVLKQLPQQPSMIVIDGHVWLRPGEPGLGWHLHEAIGIPVIGVAKTSFDQSRHAAHVFRGESLKPLFVTAIGMDQQEAARHIESMHGAFRLPTLLKLVDHLCRSGAPAASPDNPPI; encoded by the coding sequence GTGAATGTCTCCCACGCCTTAATCACTGCTGTGGATGTGTGCTACCACGACCACGGAGCCACGGCCGCCGCCATCCAGTTTGCAGACTGGGCGGACGAGCAGGCCTGTGCGCAGTACCTCTGCGATATCCCACAAGTGGCCGATTATCAGCCCGGGCAGTTTTACCGCAGGGAGCTGCCATGTGTACTGGCCGTCTTGAAGCAGTTGCCGCAGCAGCCTTCCATGATTGTCATCGACGGCCATGTCTGGCTCCGGCCCGGAGAGCCCGGCCTCGGCTGGCATCTGCATGAAGCCATAGGAATCCCGGTGATCGGCGTGGCAAAGACGTCCTTCGACCAGTCTCGCCACGCAGCGCATGTCTTCCGTGGCGAGAGCCTGAAGCCCCTCTTTGTCACCGCCATCGGCATGGATCAGCAGGAGGCCGCACGCCACATCGAGTCCATGCACGGCGCGTTTCGTCTGCCCACCTTGCTGAAGCTCGTCGACCACCTCTGCCGCAGTGGCGCGCCAGCCGCATCCCCTGACAATCCCCCCATATGA
- a CDS encoding nicotinate phosphoribosyltransferase, whose product MTTSPLLTDLYQLTMAAGYWKCGKAEQEAVFHLFFRKLPFSSGYAIAAGLGDVVKWLQGFRFSTAELEYLATLPGRDGKPLFDRGFLDYLGTLEWRCDVDAIPEGTVVFPHEPLLRIRGPLVQAQLAETALLNMINFQTLIATKSARVCLAAQGEQVLEFGLRRAQGPEGAVMASRAAFIGGCSATSNVLAGMTHGIPVRGTHAHSWVMSFETELEAFDAYAEALPNNCVFLVDTYDTLEGVRHAVEVGKRLRARGHELNGVRLDSGDLAWLSIEARRILDEGGFPNAFIVASNDLDENLIESLKHQGAKISVWGVGTQMVTGGAQPALGGVYKLGAIRNEAGEWEPKIKLSENAVKVSNPGIQQVRRFILNGEFRGDAIYDEEHGCAEPVEIMHPTDPTRSKVIEAGSSHEDLLQPVFKGGKLVAALPTLPQIQDRCRQQLTHLHATVKRLQHPHAYPAGVERTLHERKLQLIQKAKS is encoded by the coding sequence ATGACCACCAGCCCTCTCCTCACAGATCTTTACCAACTCACCATGGCCGCCGGATACTGGAAATGCGGCAAGGCGGAGCAGGAGGCGGTGTTTCATTTGTTTTTCCGAAAGCTGCCGTTTTCGAGCGGCTATGCCATCGCGGCAGGACTTGGAGATGTGGTGAAGTGGCTGCAGGGATTTCGCTTCAGCACGGCGGAGCTGGAGTATCTGGCCACGCTGCCGGGGCGGGATGGGAAGCCGCTCTTTGATCGCGGCTTTCTCGACTACCTCGGCACGCTCGAATGGCGTTGCGATGTGGATGCCATTCCAGAAGGCACCGTTGTTTTCCCACATGAGCCGCTGCTGCGCATTCGCGGTCCGCTGGTGCAGGCGCAGTTGGCGGAGACGGCGCTGCTTAATATGATCAACTTCCAGACGCTCATCGCCACCAAGTCGGCGCGCGTGTGCCTGGCGGCGCAGGGAGAGCAGGTGCTGGAGTTTGGCCTGCGGCGTGCGCAGGGGCCGGAGGGCGCTGTGATGGCCAGCCGCGCGGCCTTCATCGGCGGCTGCTCAGCCACATCGAATGTCCTCGCGGGAATGACCCACGGCATTCCCGTGCGCGGTACGCATGCGCACTCGTGGGTGATGTCGTTTGAGACGGAGCTGGAGGCCTTCGATGCCTACGCCGAGGCCCTGCCCAACAACTGCGTCTTCCTCGTGGACACCTACGACACCCTCGAAGGCGTGCGCCATGCGGTGGAGGTGGGCAAACGACTGCGCGCACGCGGGCATGAGCTCAACGGTGTCCGCCTCGACTCAGGCGATCTCGCCTGGCTCAGCATCGAGGCTCGTCGTATTTTGGACGAAGGTGGTTTCCCCAACGCCTTTATCGTGGCCAGCAACGACCTCGACGAGAACCTCATCGAAAGCCTCAAGCACCAGGGCGCAAAAATCAGCGTCTGGGGCGTGGGCACGCAAATGGTCACCGGCGGTGCACAACCCGCGCTCGGCGGTGTGTACAAGCTAGGCGCCATCCGCAATGAAGCCGGAGAATGGGAGCCCAAGATCAAGCTCAGCGAAAATGCGGTCAAGGTGAGCAATCCCGGCATCCAGCAGGTGCGGCGCTTTATCCTGAACGGCGAATTCCGAGGCGATGCCATCTATGATGAGGAGCACGGCTGCGCAGAGCCCGTGGAGATCATGCATCCCACCGATCCCACGCGCAGCAAGGTCATCGAAGCGGGGAGCTCGCATGAAGATCTGTTGCAGCCGGTTTTTAAAGGTGGAAAACTCGTGGCCGCGCTGCCCACGCTCCCGCAAATCCAGGACCGCTGCCGCCAGCAGCTCACGCATCTGCACGCCACCGTGAAGCGTCTTCAGCATCCGCACGCTTATCCAGCCGGGGTGGAAAGAACATTGCATGAGCGGAAACTGCAGCTCATTCAAAAAGCGAAATCGTGA
- a CDS encoding O-acetyl-ADP-ribose deacetylase encodes MKTTLVALQADITTLDVDAIVNAANSSLLGGGGVDGAIHDAAGPMLLTECRALKGCETGEAKITKGYRLKARHVIHTVGPIWHGGGEGEPDLLRACYENSLTLAAEYELNSIAFPAISTGAFRFPYEQAADIAVKTVRDFVARPSSIKRVVFCCIGRKFLDIYQKLIA; translated from the coding sequence ATGAAAACCACTCTTGTAGCCCTCCAGGCCGACATTACCACCCTCGATGTCGATGCCATCGTCAACGCCGCCAACTCCTCCCTCCTCGGCGGCGGCGGGGTGGATGGTGCCATTCATGATGCGGCAGGGCCTATGCTGCTGACGGAATGCCGTGCTCTCAAGGGCTGTGAAACGGGGGAAGCAAAGATAACGAAAGGCTACCGACTGAAAGCTCGGCATGTCATCCATACGGTGGGTCCGATTTGGCACGGTGGAGGTGAAGGGGAGCCAGATTTGCTTCGCGCCTGCTACGAAAACTCGCTGACGCTCGCTGCGGAGTACGAGCTGAATAGCATTGCATTTCCGGCCATCTCAACAGGCGCTTTTCGGTTCCCATATGAGCAGGCAGCGGACATAGCCGTGAAAACGGTGCGTGATTTCGTGGCTCGTCCCTCGTCAATCAAGAGGGTGGTGTTTTGCTGCATCGGCCGGAAGTTTTTGGACATCTATCAAAAGCTGATCGCATAA